Proteins found in one Streptococcus iniae genomic segment:
- a CDS encoding class IIb bacteriocin, lactobin A/cerein 7B family gives MHEVDLASVDGGKINWGSVAGNCVGGAIITGAFSGLLYILDAGIGCVVGSGQSIINEL, from the coding sequence TTGCATGAAGTTGACTTGGCAAGTGTAGATGGTGGTAAAATTAATTGGGGATCTGTTGCAGGAAATTGTGTAGGCGGAGCAATAATTACAGGAGCTTTCTCAGGCCTCTTATATATACTAGACGCAGGAATTGGATGTGTTGTTGGATCAGGACAGTCTATTATTAATGAACTATAG
- the trhA gene encoding PAQR family membrane homeostasis protein TrhA translates to MNQTFKKSHPLSFGEEVANATTHGAAALIMLLLIPAVAIFSYKTNNLTTAVGTSIFMISLFLMFLSSSIYHSMSYHSPQKYILRIIDHSMIYVAIAGSYTPIALSLVGGWLGYIIMILQWGVTIFGILYKIFAQKINEKFSLILYLIMGWMVVFIFPIILPKMTITFGILMLLGGLSYTIGALFYAKKRPYFHMIWHLFILLASFLQMLAIIFHMN, encoded by the coding sequence ATGAACCAAACCTTTAAAAAAAGCCACCCCTTAAGTTTTGGTGAGGAAGTCGCTAACGCAACCACCCACGGAGCTGCTGCACTTATAATGTTATTATTAATCCCTGCGGTAGCTATATTTTCTTACAAAACCAACAATCTTACAACAGCTGTAGGCACATCAATTTTTATGATTAGTCTCTTTTTGATGTTTCTATCATCAAGCATCTATCACTCCATGTCATACCATTCGCCACAAAAATACATTTTACGCATTATTGACCACAGCATGATCTATGTTGCCATTGCAGGCTCATATACACCAATTGCCTTATCTTTAGTTGGTGGATGGCTTGGTTATATCATCATGATTTTACAGTGGGGGGTGACTATTTTTGGAATTCTTTATAAAATATTTGCACAAAAAATCAATGAAAAATTTAGTCTTATCTTATACCTCATTATGGGCTGGATGGTTGTTTTTATTTTTCCTATTATACTTCCTAAAATGACGATAACTTTCGGAATATTGATGTTACTAGGTGGTCTATCTTACACTATAGGTGCTCTATTTTATGCTAAGAAGAGACCCTATTTTCATATGATTTGGCATCTTTTTATTCTATTAGCTTCATTTCTGCAAATGCTTGCCATTATTTTTCATATGAACTAA
- a CDS encoding diacylglycerol/lipid kinase family protein, whose translation MKTVAIFYNPKSGKKDDQLQETVKNSLINHGFSAENITIICPENSKDAFEKAKKVAQAKTDIVIPLGGDGTLNKIIGGVYEGGSFSKIGLIPSGTVNNFAKSLSIPLDVETAIKTIVAGNEKRVDICKANDNYMISSLTLGLLADIAANVTSEEKRKWGPLAFLKDSIKILRRNRSYHLSIETPQKTTIIKTRFLLITMSNTIAGFHSFSPDALVNDGLLQVYTMKKIAFFPFLKHINEFRQGDFSNAKQIKHFHTNSLKLSPVRKDHFAVARTRIDGDKSDYLPIDLTVLKEAITVIVP comes from the coding sequence ATGAAGACCGTTGCTATATTTTATAATCCAAAATCTGGTAAAAAAGATGATCAGCTTCAAGAAACTGTTAAAAATAGTCTTATCAATCATGGGTTTTCAGCTGAAAACATTACAATAATTTGTCCTGAAAACAGCAAAGATGCCTTTGAAAAAGCCAAAAAAGTCGCTCAAGCTAAAACCGATATTGTTATTCCGCTAGGAGGCGATGGCACTTTAAATAAAATTATTGGCGGTGTCTATGAAGGAGGCAGTTTTTCTAAAATTGGTCTCATACCTTCAGGTACTGTTAATAATTTTGCAAAATCATTATCTATTCCATTAGACGTCGAGACCGCAATCAAAACTATTGTTGCTGGCAATGAAAAACGAGTAGACATTTGTAAAGCTAATGATAACTATATGATTAGCAGTTTAACTTTAGGACTTCTTGCAGATATTGCTGCAAATGTTACTTCTGAAGAAAAACGGAAATGGGGCCCATTAGCCTTCTTAAAGGATAGTATTAAAATACTAAGACGAAATAGAAGTTACCATCTTTCGATTGAAACTCCCCAAAAGACCACAATTATTAAAACTCGATTTTTATTAATTACAATGAGTAACACCATAGCAGGCTTTCATTCATTTTCACCAGATGCCTTAGTTAATGATGGCTTACTACAGGTTTACACCATGAAAAAAATTGCTTTTTTCCCTTTTTTAAAACATATCAATGAATTTCGTCAAGGCGATTTTTCTAATGCCAAACAAATTAAGCATTTCCATACCAATTCTTTAAAGTTATCCCCTGTTAGAAAAGACCATTTTGCGGTTGCACGGACTAGAATTGACGGTGATAAAAGTGACTACCTTCCCATTGATTTAACAGTTCTAAAAGAAGCCATTACAGTCATCGTCCCATAA
- a CDS encoding YtxH domain-containing protein, with translation MTPKNKGLLIGLTVGGFAAALAYLSLSESDKNQLLKESSDKVDDLNDKVKELSDHLTDFLSEKAEDTKELVEDYSDSLNSGFDHSYQAVKKDVLSYTGLAGQKLKDVVGKLSEK, from the coding sequence ATGACACCTAAAAATAAAGGACTTTTAATCGGATTAACTGTAGGAGGCTTTGCTGCAGCACTTGCTTATCTTAGTCTTTCTGAGTCTGACAAAAACCAGCTTTTAAAAGAAAGTAGTGACAAGGTTGATGATCTTAATGATAAGGTTAAAGAGTTAAGTGATCATCTGACAGACTTTCTATCTGAAAAAGCTGAGGACACTAAAGAGCTTGTTGAAGATTATTCTGATTCATTAAATTCAGGTTTTGATCACAGTTATCAAGCTGTAAAAAAAGATGTCTTATCTTACACAGGCTTAGCTGGACAAAAACTTAAAGATGTTGTGGGAAAGTTGTCTGAAAAATAA
- a CDS encoding IS1182 family transposase has product MFHKENPNYNRNQVGFYTLDELVPEDHLLRQIDQAIDFSFIYDLVTDSYCLDNGRPSLDPVMLVKLPIIQCLFGIRSMRQTIKEIEVNVAYRWFLGLTLEDKVPHFTTYGKNYSRRFQDKQVIEAIFSHILGLCLNAGLIDPTEIFVDGTHIKAAANSHKYSNQKVDRQAKFMSDQLELEIARDREKHEKKSLGLAKEKEPINKKVSTTDPESGWYHKGEHKDVFAYTSQVACDKNGWVLAYTVDAGNTHDSQAFPALWKKIKEFRPDFIIADSGYKTPSIAKLLLDNEVRPVFPYTRPRGKKGNLRPNDFIYDSYYECYLCPEHQVLSYTTTNRAGYREYKSAPEICVSCPLLGICTDSKNHQKVVTRHIWKDYLDICEDIRHQSGMKELYKQRKQSIERLFGTAKEYHNLRYTREIGKSKMKAKVGLTLACLNLKKWVKMMAGKPFYFGLKCLIYLILVKFRRNNKKNKLAMSLVCLQSERLRPLFL; this is encoded by the coding sequence ATGTTTCACAAAGAAAATCCTAATTACAATCGCAATCAAGTCGGTTTTTATACCCTAGATGAGTTAGTTCCAGAAGATCATCTGCTTCGTCAAATTGACCAAGCTATTGATTTCTCTTTTATTTATGACTTAGTGACAGATAGTTATTGTCTTGATAATGGGCGTCCTAGTTTAGATCCAGTGATGTTAGTTAAACTCCCTATTATCCAATGTCTCTTTGGTATTCGTTCTATGAGACAAACCATTAAAGAGATAGAAGTGAATGTGGCTTACCGCTGGTTTCTTGGATTGACATTGGAAGATAAGGTCCCTCATTTTACGACTTACGGCAAGAACTACAGTCGTCGTTTTCAAGATAAACAAGTGATTGAAGCCATCTTTTCTCATATATTAGGGCTATGCCTTAATGCTGGGCTGATTGATCCGACTGAAATTTTTGTGGATGGCACTCATATCAAGGCAGCTGCTAACAGTCACAAATATAGCAATCAGAAAGTTGATAGACAAGCTAAGTTTATGAGTGACCAATTGGAGCTGGAAATTGCTAGGGACAGGGAGAAACATGAAAAAAAGTCGCTAGGGCTCGCCAAAGAAAAAGAGCCCATAAATAAGAAAGTTTCTACGACCGATCCTGAAAGTGGTTGGTATCATAAGGGAGAACATAAAGATGTCTTTGCTTACACAAGTCAAGTGGCATGCGATAAGAATGGTTGGGTCTTAGCCTATACTGTAGATGCAGGAAATACTCATGATAGTCAAGCATTTCCTGCACTTTGGAAGAAGATAAAAGAGTTCCGGCCAGACTTTATTATCGCTGATTCTGGCTACAAGACTCCTAGTATTGCCAAGTTACTCTTGGATAATGAAGTGAGACCTGTTTTCCCCTATACTAGGCCTCGTGGTAAGAAAGGCAATTTAAGACCAAATGATTTTATTTATGACTCCTATTATGAGTGTTATCTTTGTCCTGAACACCAAGTATTGTCTTATACAACAACAAATCGAGCTGGCTACAGAGAATATAAAAGTGCCCCCGAAATTTGTGTTTCTTGTCCCCTTCTAGGAATTTGTACTGACAGTAAGAATCACCAAAAGGTAGTGACCCGACATATCTGGAAAGACTACCTGGATATTTGTGAGGATATTCGGCATCAAAGTGGTATGAAAGAACTCTATAAACAGCGCAAACAGAGTATTGAGCGGCTTTTTGGAACGGCTAAAGAATACCACAACCTTCGTTATACTAGAGAAATTGGAAAGTCCAAAATGAAAGCTAAAGTTGGACTGACTTTAGCGTGCCTAAATCTCAAAAAATGGGTTAAAATGATGGCTGGGAAGCCTTTTTATTTTGGGCTTAAATGCCTTATTTATCTGATTTTAGTGAAATTTAGGCGAAACAATAAAAAAAACAAACTAGCAATGTCACTAGTTTGTCTTCAATCTGAGAGGCTAAGGCCTCTTTTTTTATAA
- a CDS encoding DUF1836 domain-containing protein, whose amino-acid sequence MNYQTLPSWEELPNLDLYLDQVLLYVNQTTAITPELVQKELTASMVNNYVKHGYLKKPIKKKYQKEQIGRLIAISLLKNSFPIQTIAVVLENLTSHYSSEQLYDAFVHYWNHKQTDNCSEIIILACQTVKHYYKTLSIVNTLQIKEENQ is encoded by the coding sequence ATGAATTATCAAACGCTTCCCTCTTGGGAGGAATTGCCCAATTTAGACCTCTATCTTGACCAAGTCTTACTGTATGTCAATCAAACGACCGCAATAACTCCTGAGTTGGTGCAAAAAGAATTGACCGCCTCAATGGTCAATAATTACGTCAAACATGGCTATCTAAAAAAACCTATTAAAAAGAAATATCAAAAAGAACAAATAGGAAGATTGATTGCTATATCACTCTTAAAAAATAGCTTCCCAATTCAGACTATTGCAGTGGTTTTAGAAAATCTCACTTCTCATTATTCATCTGAGCAACTCTACGATGCTTTTGTTCATTATTGGAATCATAAACAAACTGACAATTGCTCAGAGATTATCATATTAGCCTGTCAAACCGTGAAGCATTATTATAAAACACTCAGCATTGTTAACACATTACAAATCAAAGAGGAAAACCAATGA
- a CDS encoding aminotransferase-like domain-containing protein — translation MLNKYQQIINDITQSITEETLVKGDKVPSIRSLSQTYHCSKDTVQRALLDLKYQGLVYAVPKSGYYILGKQENTNSYLSPFKNHHKQAYEDFRLCLNDSLSQQESYLFDYYYKNQGLDDLIDSLLSYFAEIAVYANKEDIIITSGTQQALYILSQMTFPNAKDCILLESPTYHRMEDLVKSLGLPFKRIDRSFNGIDLEVLEKIFKAGDIKFFYTISRFSNPLGLSYRNEEKEKIIALANQYDVYIIEDDFLGEFAKSNNTPLHYFDINQRVIYLKSFSVSVFPSLRIGALVLPKALQEPFLTHKSMIDLDTNLIMQKALSLYLANGMFDKNLKQHRHIFQTMLQKTEKYLQKELGLDDYTVTPQFLTLRYDSKNCDWDLKHLKKHQLLRHKKSSYLQIELKENTLDFLRSLHTKAKNRN, via the coding sequence ATGCTAAACAAATACCAACAAATTATTAATGACATTACCCAATCTATCACTGAAGAAACATTGGTAAAAGGAGATAAAGTTCCTTCTATTAGGTCACTAAGCCAAACGTATCATTGCAGTAAAGATACTGTTCAACGTGCTTTACTAGACTTGAAATACCAGGGACTAGTTTATGCTGTTCCAAAGAGTGGTTATTATATTTTAGGAAAGCAAGAAAATACTAATAGTTACCTTAGTCCTTTTAAAAACCATCATAAACAAGCTTATGAAGATTTTAGACTCTGTCTAAATGATAGCCTCAGCCAACAAGAAAGTTACCTTTTTGACTACTATTATAAAAATCAAGGTCTGGATGATTTGATTGATTCACTACTTTCTTATTTTGCTGAGATTGCAGTCTATGCCAATAAAGAAGATATTATCATCACATCAGGTACCCAACAAGCACTCTACATTTTAAGCCAAATGACCTTTCCCAATGCCAAAGATTGTATTTTATTAGAATCACCAACTTATCATCGCATGGAAGACTTAGTCAAATCACTTGGACTTCCTTTTAAACGCATTGATCGCTCCTTTAATGGAATAGATTTAGAGGTTTTAGAAAAAATTTTTAAAGCAGGTGATATCAAGTTTTTTTATACAATTTCAAGGTTTTCAAACCCATTAGGTCTCTCTTATCGTAATGAGGAGAAGGAGAAAATTATTGCCCTGGCTAATCAATATGATGTCTACATCATCGAAGACGACTTTTTAGGGGAATTTGCTAAAAGCAATAATACTCCTCTACATTATTTTGATATTAATCAGCGTGTCATTTATTTAAAATCATTCTCTGTTAGCGTTTTTCCTTCTCTACGAATAGGGGCATTAGTGCTTCCAAAAGCATTGCAAGAACCATTTTTAACACATAAAAGCATGATTGACTTAGACACTAATTTAATCATGCAAAAAGCATTGTCACTCTATCTAGCTAATGGTATGTTTGATAAAAATTTAAAACAACACAGACACATTTTTCAAACTATGCTTCAAAAAACAGAAAAGTATTTGCAAAAAGAACTTGGATTAGATGATTATACTGTAACCCCTCAATTTCTAACATTAAGATACGATTCCAAAAACTGTGATTGGGATTTAAAGCATTTGAAAAAGCATCAATTGCTAAGGCATAAAAAATCAAGTTACCTCCAAATAGAACTTAAGGAAAACACTCTCGATTTCTTAAGGTCTCTCCATACCAAAGCTAAAAACCGCAATTAA
- a CDS encoding ABC-F family ATP-binding cassette domain-containing protein → MSILEVKHLSHGFGDRAIFENVSFRLLKGEHIGLVGANGEGKSTFMSIVTGHLQPDEGKIEWSKYVTAGYLDQHTILEPGLTVRDVLRTAFDELFKTEASINDIYAAMAEPDADIDALMEEVGELQDRLETRDFYTLDAKIDEVARALGVMDFGMDSDVTELSGGQRTKILLAKLLLEKPDILLLDEPTNYLDAEHIDWLKRYLQNYENAFVLISHDIPFLNDVINIVYHVENQDLVRYTGDYYQFKEVYEMKKSQIEAAYERQQKEIADLKDFVNRNKARVATRNMAMSRQKKLDKMDIIELQSEKPKPSFEFKESRTPSRFIFQARDLVIGYDRPLTKEALNLSFERNQKIAITGANGIGKSTLLKSLLGLIHPISGEVERGDFIDLGYFEQEVAGGNRQTPLEAVWDAFPALNQAEVRAALARCGLTSKHIESQIQVLSGGEQTKVRFCLLMNRENNVLVLDEPTNHLDVDAKDELKRALQAYKGSILMVCHEPDFYEGWVNDIWDFNQLT, encoded by the coding sequence ATGAGTATTTTAGAAGTAAAACATTTAAGTCACGGTTTTGGTGATAGAGCCATTTTTGAGAATGTGTCTTTTAGATTATTAAAGGGCGAACACATTGGCCTTGTTGGTGCTAATGGTGAAGGCAAATCAACCTTCATGAGTATTGTTACAGGACATTTGCAACCTGATGAAGGTAAAATTGAATGGTCAAAATATGTAACAGCTGGCTATTTGGATCAACATACTATTCTTGAACCAGGATTAACAGTTCGTGATGTCTTGAGAACAGCTTTTGATGAGCTTTTTAAAACCGAAGCGAGTATTAATGATATCTATGCAGCTATGGCTGAACCTGATGCTGATATTGATGCTTTAATGGAAGAGGTTGGAGAACTACAGGATCGCTTGGAAACACGTGATTTTTATACTTTAGATGCAAAAATTGATGAAGTTGCAAGAGCTCTTGGTGTCATGGACTTTGGGATGGATTCTGACGTTACAGAACTATCTGGTGGTCAGAGAACAAAAATTCTGCTAGCCAAGCTATTGTTAGAAAAACCCGACATTCTCTTACTTGATGAACCGACAAACTACCTTGACGCGGAGCATATTGATTGGTTAAAACGTTACCTTCAAAACTACGAAAATGCCTTTGTTTTGATTTCTCACGATATTCCTTTCTTAAATGATGTTATTAATATTGTCTATCATGTTGAAAATCAAGACTTGGTGCGTTATACTGGCGATTATTATCAATTTAAAGAGGTTTATGAGATGAAGAAATCTCAAATTGAAGCCGCCTATGAACGTCAGCAAAAAGAAATTGCGGACTTAAAAGATTTTGTGAACAGAAATAAAGCGCGTGTTGCAACACGTAATATGGCCATGTCTCGTCAGAAAAAATTAGACAAAATGGATATTATTGAGTTACAATCTGAAAAACCAAAACCAAGTTTTGAATTTAAAGAATCACGAACTCCAAGTCGTTTTATTTTTCAAGCTAGAGATTTGGTCATTGGTTATGACCGCCCCTTGACAAAAGAGGCACTAAATCTATCTTTTGAACGAAATCAAAAAATTGCTATTACAGGAGCTAATGGTATTGGAAAATCCACCCTCCTTAAAAGTTTATTGGGTTTGATCCACCCTATTTCTGGGGAAGTTGAGCGAGGGGATTTTATTGATTTAGGCTATTTTGAGCAAGAAGTGGCAGGAGGCAATCGCCAAACGCCTCTAGAAGCTGTTTGGGATGCATTTCCGGCCTTAAATCAAGCAGAAGTTCGTGCAGCATTGGCACGTTGTGGCTTAACGTCAAAACACATTGAAAGCCAAATTCAAGTGCTTTCGGGTGGAGAACAAACTAAAGTACGTTTTTGTTTGTTGATGAATAGAGAAAATAATGTTTTGGTTCTTGACGAGCCGACAAACCACTTGGACGTGGATGCTAAAGATGAGTTGAAGCGTGCTTTGCAAGCTTACAAAGGTTCTATTTTGATGGTTTGTCATGAACCTGATTTTTATGAAGGCTGGGTAAATGATATTTGGGACTTTAATCAATTAACCTAG